A stretch of the Salvelinus sp. IW2-2015 unplaced genomic scaffold, ASM291031v2 Un_scaffold996, whole genome shotgun sequence genome encodes the following:
- the b4galt7 gene encoding beta-1,4-galactosyltransferase 7 → MSNRFWGWGREDDEFYRRLRSAGLQLFRPSGIKTGYKTFRHIHDPAWRKRDQKRVAAQKQEQFKVDPEGGLTNLQYKVESRQELTISGAPVTVLNTKLECDTDKTPWCLLN, encoded by the exons ATGTCCAACCGGTtctggggatgggggagagaagaCGATGAATTCTACAGGAGACTAAGAAGTGCTGGATTACAG CTCTTCAGGCCCAGTGGGATAAAAACAGGGTATAAAACCTTTCGCCACATCCATGACCCTGCCTGGAGGAAGAGAGACCAGAAGAGAGTGGCTGCACAGAAACAG GAACAATTCAAGGTTGACCCTGAGGGCGGGTTGACTAACTTGCAGTACAAGGTGGAGTCGAGACAGGAGCTGACTATTAGTGGAGCCCCTGTCACTGTCCTCAACACCAAACTGGAGTGTGACACAGACAAGACTCCCTGGTGTCTGCTGAACTAA